The Seleniivibrio woodruffii genome window below encodes:
- a CDS encoding undecaprenyl-diphosphate phosphatase translates to MNYFDAIILGIVQGLTEFLPVSSSGHLIIAQALMKDFKQPGMLYDTLLHGATLGAVFVYFRHRIFELCISPLGLVNNSYKVIYFENKRFLWGIILASIPTAIIGLTLQNSVEGMFSAPSFVGYFLILTSVLLLISDRYHGQKMISLGTAFIIGIVQGIAVIPGISRAGSTTAAGLILGVKRSEMGEFTFLMSIPAIIGAIILQSRHMDSVPSEHIPMYISGMVAAFITGLFAINIMVYFIKRANLRAFALYCLIVGIVSIVWI, encoded by the coding sequence ATGAATTATTTTGATGCGATCATCTTAGGTATCGTACAGGGTCTTACAGAATTTCTGCCCGTGAGCAGTTCAGGCCACCTCATCATTGCGCAGGCTCTGATGAAGGATTTCAAACAGCCCGGAATGCTTTATGATACACTTCTTCACGGAGCAACACTGGGAGCGGTATTCGTATATTTCCGTCACAGGATCTTCGAGCTGTGCATCAGCCCCCTCGGGCTGGTTAACAACAGCTATAAGGTTATATATTTCGAGAACAAGAGATTTCTCTGGGGAATAATCCTCGCTTCAATACCCACTGCCATCATAGGGCTTACGCTCCAGAACAGTGTGGAGGGGATGTTCTCTGCGCCCTCCTTCGTGGGCTATTTCCTGATACTCACATCCGTTCTTCTGCTTATTTCCGACAGATATCACGGTCAGAAGATGATATCGCTGGGTACAGCGTTCATCATCGGCATAGTGCAGGGCATCGCAGTTATCCCCGGAATATCAAGGGCGGGATCCACAACGGCGGCTGGACTTATTCTGGGCGTTAAACGTTCCGAGATGGGCGAATTTACATTCCTTATGTCCATTCCGGCCATAATAGGCGCAATAATCCTTCAGTCCAGACACATGGATTCTGTGCCTTCCGAGCATATCCCCATGTATATTTCCGGAATGGTTGCGGCGTTCATAACAGGACTTTTTGCCATAAATATTATGGTATACTTCATAAAAAGGGCTAACCTGAGGGCATTCGCACTGTATTGCCTTATAGTAGGGATAGTATCGATAGTATGGATATAG
- a CDS encoding UbiD family decarboxylase, translated as MLEGEYEGTGLSKLAKSGCVKGEPPFFARVRGFRIPLLINAFASTHRLEAAWGMSADALAERANRLSKELTQLTYTDPKLYETLTGLDELPLCRFHEGDTAGSINLGCVITEHGGTYRGGIYRIEPIDGRTAVIHCAQGSGLRRSIEEGNGDIPVTVAVGCSPFLVFTCACTFPYEYDSLRLASALGDAKYIRTSGFPVPADTRVIIHGTVGRKEMKGGRFFNHTGKHTEPKDYPLMNIKSVQIMKGGFLQTMITDIPPTENVYLGQAAARVHFYRFLETYSAVRDIRHPEVGVYGRLCFVSADGINDVLLKRLKNDHFYGRFSKIFVFDDDTDITDIENVFWRIGHSQRFGRNIDGKIFIV; from the coding sequence ATGCTGGAAGGAGAATACGAAGGCACCGGGCTTTCGAAGCTGGCGAAAAGCGGCTGTGTCAAAGGTGAACCGCCATTTTTTGCCCGTGTCAGAGGCTTCAGGATTCCTCTTCTTATCAATGCCTTTGCGTCCACGCACAGGCTTGAGGCCGCATGGGGCATGTCCGCAGATGCTCTTGCCGAGCGAGCCAACAGGCTTTCAAAAGAACTTACACAGCTTACATATACCGACCCGAAACTTTATGAGACCCTGACAGGGCTTGATGAACTCCCGCTGTGCAGATTCCACGAAGGGGACACCGCAGGTTCCATAAATCTGGGATGCGTCATAACCGAGCACGGCGGAACCTATCGGGGCGGCATATACCGCATTGAACCGATAGACGGCAGAACGGCCGTTATTCACTGCGCACAGGGCAGCGGACTCAGGCGGTCCATCGAAGAAGGGAACGGCGACATACCGGTCACGGTGGCTGTGGGCTGTTCTCCGTTTCTGGTGTTCACCTGTGCCTGCACCTTTCCATATGAGTATGATTCGCTCAGGCTGGCATCAGCTTTGGGTGACGCTAAATATATCCGCACGTCCGGCTTTCCCGTTCCCGCCGACACAAGGGTCATAATCCACGGCACGGTAGGCCGCAAAGAGATGAAAGGCGGCAGGTTTTTCAATCACACCGGAAAGCACACCGAACCGAAAGATTATCCGCTGATGAATATAAAATCCGTACAGATAATGAAGGGCGGTTTTCTGCAGACAATGATAACTGACATCCCTCCCACGGAGAACGTATATCTGGGGCAGGCGGCTGCCAGAGTACACTTTTACAGATTTCTTGAAACCTATTCGGCGGTAAGAGACATTCGCCACCCTGAAGTGGGGGTGTATGGCAGGCTGTGCTTTGTTTCTGCGGACGGAATAAACGACGTGCTGCTGAAAAGGCTTAAGAACGACCACTTTTACGGACGGTTCTCAAAAATATTCGTGTTCGATGACGACACAGATATTACTGATATAGAAAATGTTTTCTGGCGCATAGGCCACAGTCAGCGTTTCGGGCGAAACATTGACGGAAAGATTTTTATTGTCTGA
- a CDS encoding PP2C family protein-serine/threonine phosphatase: protein MILPRKLLDAIFAPGVREFYHALKEYLDGAGFVPFTIWQVDMSICTPLMGEYKNAEGRYDIHDLGFNEDGSSDGSRVLEFFDERIEVCATVFFSHMGVIYGAVTFHAKPEHKMFYELDSFSGYIGQRISELMAREKNINVYVDYQKKIEFVKQSSRILRAVELDEVVAMALTFFMDVFSAEAGCVLHNGEFKGFGVEEGDIRNNIRIGNHGAYAYVMGLDYTEFIEDRIDCSKFNIENIFIIYEETKNIRILLFNIHFDIIPDKEFSELVSSIVSTAVENAVYHQRMTKLKVQESEMAVTGDILNKFVSKEVSADCGIKLRGINRPARAAGGDYMAVKETDKGLFFCVADVCGKGYSAAVFTVVLSVFTENAALFSGEAALDRLAGSLNTFLLGKNFGDRFITAFFGYIDRADLTLKYISCGHEPVMHISETADNRIVSDFLPIGLMEENYSVKSVQLKKEDILFLYTDGLTEYMNEDNLTNKVKQLAKSEPDNILDVLYEDMVLDRDSQRDDFTCMIIRI from the coding sequence ATGATACTGCCTAGAAAACTTCTGGATGCCATTTTTGCTCCCGGTGTGAGGGAATTTTATCATGCGCTTAAGGAATATCTGGACGGCGCAGGTTTTGTCCCCTTCACCATCTGGCAGGTGGACATGAGCATATGCACACCGCTTATGGGTGAATATAAGAATGCCGAAGGCCGCTACGATATCCACGATCTGGGCTTCAACGAGGACGGCAGCAGTGACGGCAGCAGAGTTCTTGAGTTCTTCGATGAAAGAATAGAGGTCTGCGCAACTGTGTTTTTTAGCCATATGGGTGTGATATACGGGGCTGTGACCTTCCATGCGAAACCGGAACATAAGATGTTTTACGAGCTGGACAGCTTCAGCGGATACATCGGTCAGCGGATTTCTGAACTGATGGCCCGTGAGAAGAATATAAACGTTTATGTGGACTACCAGAAGAAGATAGAGTTTGTTAAACAGAGCAGCCGCATTCTGCGTGCTGTGGAGCTTGACGAAGTGGTGGCCATGGCGCTGACTTTTTTTATGGACGTTTTCAGCGCAGAGGCGGGCTGTGTTCTGCATAACGGCGAGTTCAAAGGGTTCGGCGTTGAAGAGGGCGACATCCGCAACAACATCCGTATCGGCAATCATGGTGCATATGCGTATGTGATGGGGCTTGACTACACAGAGTTCATAGAGGACAGGATAGACTGTTCGAAATTCAACATAGAGAACATTTTCATCATCTACGAAGAGACCAAGAACATCCGTATCCTGCTGTTCAACATACATTTTGATATAATTCCGGATAAGGAATTTTCCGAACTGGTGTCCTCAATAGTCTCAACCGCTGTGGAAAACGCAGTTTACCACCAGAGAATGACGAAACTGAAAGTTCAGGAATCGGAGATGGCCGTCACCGGAGACATTCTGAACAAGTTTGTTTCAAAAGAGGTCTCTGCCGACTGCGGAATAAAGCTGAGGGGAATAAACCGCCCCGCCAGAGCCGCCGGAGGCGACTATATGGCTGTTAAGGAGACGGACAAAGGGCTGTTCTTCTGTGTTGCCGACGTGTGCGGCAAAGGCTATTCTGCGGCGGTGTTCACCGTTGTGCTCAGTGTTTTCACAGAGAACGCAGCCCTGTTCAGCGGCGAAGCGGCTCTGGACAGACTGGCAGGCAGCCTGAATACGTTCCTGCTGGGTAAAAATTTCGGCGACAGGTTCATAACGGCATTCTTCGGCTACATCGACAGAGCCGACCTTACGCTCAAATATATCTCCTGCGGTCATGAACCGGTGATGCATATTTCAGAAACTGCTGATAACCGTATAGTTTCTGACTTCCTGCCCATCGGCCTTATGGAAGAGAACTACTCTGTTAAGAGCGTTCAGCTGAAAAAGGAAGACATACTTTTTCTCTACACCGACGGTCTGACCGAATATATGAATGAAGATAATCTTACAAATAAGGTCAAACAGCTTGCAAAATCTGAACCGGATAATATACTTGATGTTCTTTACGAGGATATGGTATTGGACAGGGACAGTCAGCGGGATGACTTCACCTGCATGATCATCAGAATTTAA
- a CDS encoding HDOD domain-containing protein, which translates to MRILFIGSQESRALFQSAVKGHGEITSDKDSELCIIEVSEVSTLFRLPKKFSVPTFFYITKKDKQLIEALSDFKISGIFFPPLKPEDIVSKMFRGSAQPKAAVTDGFDTLKAKIIAKAENIPPLPALARELVRLTRNDKTQMKDFVEQIKKDQGLSSRIIKLVNSPFYGVRQEISSIDRATVLLGLNTVKNLALAVSTEQFYNKNFSLFKTTGQKIWHHGFVVGRLCEVIAKPAGEDEDSLYLAGLMHDMGKTVIVDFLVKEVSTIEDERNQLGTDHCAVGELVLTKWAVVKDIAEAVHNHHQLGKDIFSRILYYANQMHKNIDSAEDLHDNIEDCAFAVGVPFEKLEELVMPVLESERIGNDTA; encoded by the coding sequence ATGCGTATTCTTTTTATAGGTTCTCAGGAGAGCAGAGCGCTTTTTCAGTCCGCAGTAAAGGGGCACGGCGAGATAACATCGGACAAAGATTCCGAGCTTTGCATCATTGAGGTTTCAGAAGTTTCCACCCTTTTCAGACTGCCGAAGAAATTTTCGGTTCCCACGTTTTTTTACATAACCAAAAAGGACAAACAGCTTATTGAAGCTCTTTCGGATTTCAAGATATCGGGCATTTTTTTCCCGCCGCTTAAGCCGGAGGACATTGTCAGCAAGATGTTCCGTGGCAGTGCACAGCCGAAAGCCGCCGTTACGGACGGTTTTGACACCCTGAAAGCTAAAATAATAGCCAAGGCGGAGAATATTCCGCCCCTGCCGGCACTCGCCCGTGAGCTGGTTCGGCTCACCCGCAACGACAAAACCCAGATGAAGGATTTTGTCGAACAGATAAAAAAGGATCAGGGACTCAGCTCCAGAATAATAAAGCTTGTCAATTCGCCTTTCTACGGGGTCAGACAGGAGATATCCAGCATAGACCGTGCGACGGTTCTGCTGGGGCTTAATACAGTGAAAAATCTTGCTCTGGCGGTTTCCACCGAGCAGTTTTACAATAAAAATTTCAGTCTGTTCAAAACCACCGGACAGAAGATATGGCACCACGGATTCGTCGTAGGCCGCCTTTGCGAGGTGATAGCAAAACCCGCAGGAGAGGATGAGGATTCTCTCTATCTCGCAGGTCTGATGCACGACATGGGAAAGACCGTCATAGTCGATTTTCTGGTGAAAGAGGTAAGCACAATAGAGGACGAGCGCAATCAACTGGGAACCGACCACTGCGCAGTGGGCGAACTGGTGCTCACCAAGTGGGCTGTGGTGAAGGATATCGCCGAAGCGGTTCACAATCACCATCAGCTCGGCAAGGATATTTTCAGCCGGATACTTTACTACGCAAACCAGATGCATAAGAATATAGACAGTGCGGAAGATCTCCACGACAATATAGAGGACTGCGCCTTCGCTGTGGGGGTGCCGTTCGAAAAACTTGAGGAACTGGTGATGCCCGTGCTGGAATCGGAAAGGATTGGTAATGATACTGCCTAG
- the ubiE gene encoding bifunctional demethylmenaquinone methyltransferase/2-methoxy-6-polyprenyl-1,4-benzoquinol methylase UbiE — MEQKSKEIQQMFDNIAGKYDLLNRLLSFRTDVRWRKKAIKLVGIANGQRVLDLACGTADMMIEMDRRVDGVTLVGGDFSYNMMLIGKQKFPKGAFSVADAHCLPFADNSFDRITISFGFRNVTDKPTGLKEMHRVLKDGGKLCILEFSQPEGPIFSRLYRLYFTKILPFIGGIISGNRKAYEYLPDSVYKFPKKDEYKKMILNAGFSEVIFNPMSFGICDATICVKK; from the coding sequence TTGGAACAGAAATCAAAAGAAATACAGCAGATGTTTGATAATATAGCAGGAAAATACGACCTTCTGAACAGGCTTCTCAGCTTCAGAACAGACGTGCGCTGGCGCAAAAAGGCCATAAAACTGGTCGGCATAGCCAATGGACAGCGTGTCCTCGACCTTGCATGCGGAACTGCGGACATGATGATCGAGATGGACAGGCGTGTTGACGGGGTTACACTCGTCGGAGGTGATTTCAGTTATAACATGATGCTCATCGGCAAACAGAAGTTTCCCAAAGGTGCTTTCAGCGTAGCCGATGCCCATTGTCTGCCCTTTGCGGACAACAGTTTCGACCGGATAACCATATCTTTCGGTTTCAGAAACGTAACCGACAAGCCCACAGGTCTGAAAGAGATGCACAGGGTTCTCAAAGACGGCGGCAAGCTCTGCATTCTGGAGTTTTCACAGCCGGAAGGCCCCATTTTCAGCAGGCTTTACAGGCTCTATTTCACAAAGATACTCCCTTTTATCGGCGGAATAATATCCGGCAACAGAAAAGCATACGAATATCTGCCGGATTCTGTTTATAAATTTCCGAAAAAGGACGAATATAAGAAAATGATTCTCAACGCAGGTTTTTCCGAAGTTATATTCAATCCCATGAGCTTCGGAATTTGCGATGCCACGATCTGTGTTAAAAAATAG
- a CDS encoding methyl-accepting chemotaxis protein, with the protein MNLKSIRVKYSLYFGIPLIIIFFFLAYATGEKVKNEMLLESKASLEANSAILNETVSLFYAQSLEIVGANFSNFRNLLYQKSDFSLEQTDALTVDAVNQKSSEAHTVTIPAMMYGGQKVYENFAMVDDTAGKAKVEGLTATIFQVIDKGLLRISTNVVKKDGTRAVGTYIPEDSAVYQTVMSGQTYRGRALVVGKWYWTVYEPIKSGGDIIGVLYVGISEDVLLNSIRSSLSKVKIAETGYPFVFDSEGNYLVHPEKEGMNGLEDTDTEGFAYIKDMIEKKKGDTEYYEMKDGNPEKRIMKFFTLDQLGWIVAVGSFESEFLVYQQAVIRGLAFIHVAAIVVLLLMVITVTGILSKDLIFLRNKMVDEKDLTNRITLKRDDELGQLASYMNTFIENLHRIIIRVKESTTDLSSINNELASTMEEFSSTFREQTDEISGVAGELLEVRSQTEAVEASMQSISVQTEETISKTKEGGVKLDRSLGAIQDISVQVGELSSTVDKLSESSEEIGNIINVISDIADQTNLLALNAAIEAARAGEAGRGFAVVADEVRKLAEKTQTATNEIGKIISTLQSETVTVNSTMKEAALTVGVGVTTITDAKETFDTIIYAMDEIRSANTGMAETVLSQTHSINHIGAKLENVTDSIKQSFIAVSNVNDTVAQLQKDAVELMSLANEFKTE; encoded by the coding sequence ATGAATCTAAAAAGCATCAGAGTGAAATATTCTCTGTATTTCGGTATTCCGCTTATCATTATCTTTTTTTTCCTGGCCTATGCAACAGGCGAAAAAGTTAAAAACGAGATGCTGCTTGAGTCGAAAGCGTCTCTTGAGGCAAATTCTGCCATTCTCAACGAAACAGTAAGCCTTTTTTACGCTCAGTCGCTGGAAATAGTCGGGGCAAACTTCAGCAATTTCCGAAATCTGCTTTATCAGAAATCAGACTTTTCTCTGGAACAGACGGACGCTCTGACGGTTGACGCTGTAAACCAGAAGAGCAGTGAAGCGCACACAGTCACCATTCCTGCGATGATGTACGGCGGCCAGAAGGTCTATGAAAACTTTGCCATGGTGGACGATACTGCCGGAAAGGCGAAGGTGGAAGGGCTGACGGCAACCATTTTTCAGGTTATCGACAAGGGGCTTCTGCGCATATCAACCAACGTTGTCAAAAAAGACGGCACAAGAGCCGTCGGAACATATATTCCTGAAGATTCAGCGGTCTATCAGACTGTAATGTCCGGTCAGACATACAGGGGCAGGGCTCTTGTTGTGGGCAAATGGTACTGGACTGTCTATGAACCCATAAAATCCGGCGGGGACATAATCGGGGTTCTTTATGTGGGAATATCCGAGGACGTTCTTCTTAATTCAATCCGCAGTTCACTCTCAAAGGTAAAAATAGCAGAAACAGGCTATCCGTTCGTTTTCGACAGCGAGGGCAACTATCTTGTGCACCCCGAAAAAGAGGGTATGAACGGGCTTGAGGACACTGATACAGAAGGTTTCGCCTATATCAAAGACATGATAGAGAAAAAGAAGGGCGACACTGAATATTACGAAATGAAGGACGGCAACCCCGAAAAGAGGATCATGAAGTTCTTCACTCTGGATCAGCTCGGCTGGATAGTTGCCGTAGGCTCTTTCGAAAGCGAGTTTCTCGTTTATCAGCAGGCGGTCATCAGAGGTCTGGCGTTCATCCACGTGGCCGCCATAGTCGTTCTTCTGCTGATGGTCATAACCGTTACGGGGATACTCTCCAAAGACCTGATATTCCTGAGAAATAAGATGGTGGACGAGAAGGATCTTACCAATCGCATCACTCTGAAAAGGGATGATGAACTGGGGCAGCTCGCATCATACATGAATACATTCATAGAGAATCTGCACAGAATTATAATCCGTGTTAAGGAGAGCACAACAGACCTCTCCAGCATAAACAACGAACTCGCCTCCACAATGGAGGAGTTCTCGTCAACTTTCAGAGAGCAGACCGACGAGATAAGCGGTGTCGCAGGAGAACTTCTTGAGGTGCGGTCACAGACTGAAGCTGTTGAAGCAAGTATGCAGAGCATCTCCGTTCAGACCGAAGAGACCATCTCCAAAACAAAAGAGGGCGGAGTCAAACTTGACAGGTCGCTGGGTGCAATTCAGGATATCAGCGTTCAGGTTGGCGAACTCTCATCAACAGTTGACAAACTCTCCGAATCTTCCGAGGAGATAGGCAACATAATCAACGTTATCAGCGATATCGCCGATCAGACAAACCTCCTTGCCCTCAACGCCGCAATAGAGGCCGCCAGAGCCGGAGAAGCAGGACGCGGATTTGCAGTGGTTGCCGACGAGGTGCGCAAGCTGGCGGAAAAAACACAGACCGCCACCAACGAGATAGGCAAGATAATCTCCACGCTCCAGTCGGAAACAGTGACCGTTAACAGCACAATGAAAGAGGCCGCCCTGACCGTCGGTGTGGGAGTTACAACCATAACGGACGCAAAGGAGACCTTCGACACGATAATATACGCAATGGATGAGATCCGCTCGGCAAACACCGGAATGGCGGAAACAGTGCTCAGTCAGACACACTCCATAAACCATATCGGAGCCAAACTTGAGAACGTTACCGACAGCATCAAGCAGAGCTTCATAGCAGTGTCCAACGTGAACGATACTGTGGCGCAGCTGCAGAAGGATGCGGTGGAGTTGATGTCGCTGGCTAACGAATTCAAGACAGAGTAA
- a CDS encoding ribonuclease J: MSCSISILGGVGEIGMNMYVYETDKSAVIVDCGVMFADNNFPGIDYVIPGFDYIEKIKHKLRGIFITHGHEDHVGAVPILLRKYNLPVFGGRLSLGILAAKGRARHCPFELNFVDPRQTVRAGDFSITFLPVTHSISDTYALHIETEGFSALHCSDFKIDQTPVGGEPFRPADFTALAEKGLTALLIDSTNAEREGFTHSESSIRDNLLKIFRNAQGRVFFTTFSSNVDRFKQVFDIARECGRKIVLEGAALDRNVNIAADLGYVELPKDLMVDLKTAKKMDPDKICYIITGCQGETNSTLYRVVSGERKDLSVKEGDLFVISARVIPGNEKNLINLVNMIYKAGGSVVDIGKNRIHVSGHASQEEIKLMVNFTRPKFVIPIHGEPVHLITMKRMLKSMSILDNDNVLLIEDGDRLTFENGEIAKKDRVETDKIYIDLRGHFAIDEESVRERKHLSRDGVVTVVVQKNTDGSFELPPVVETAGFTPEEKSIQKLKDFLAEHMPELMNDNDYDSTVIKEGLRRLTKRFFKKTLDRRPLVVPVVLEK; the protein is encoded by the coding sequence ATGTCTTGTTCTATTTCTATATTGGGCGGTGTTGGCGAGATAGGCATGAATATGTATGTCTACGAGACCGACAAATCCGCCGTAATTGTTGACTGCGGCGTAATGTTCGCCGATAACAATTTTCCGGGCATCGACTACGTCATTCCGGGTTTTGATTATATCGAGAAGATTAAGCACAAGCTGAGAGGAATTTTCATAACCCACGGACATGAGGACCATGTGGGTGCCGTGCCGATACTTCTGCGTAAATATAATCTGCCTGTGTTCGGCGGACGGCTGTCGCTGGGGATTCTGGCGGCGAAGGGGCGTGCGAGACACTGTCCTTTCGAGCTGAACTTTGTCGACCCCAGACAGACAGTTCGGGCGGGGGATTTCAGTATTACCTTTCTGCCCGTGACACACTCCATAAGCGATACCTACGCACTGCACATCGAAACCGAAGGGTTTTCGGCTCTGCACTGTTCGGATTTCAAGATAGACCAGACCCCTGTGGGCGGCGAGCCTTTCCGTCCGGCGGATTTCACTGCGCTGGCCGAAAAAGGGCTTACTGCTCTTCTCATAGATTCCACAAACGCCGAGAGGGAGGGATTCACCCATTCCGAATCCTCCATCCGTGACAATCTGCTGAAAATCTTCCGCAACGCTCAGGGCAGGGTGTTTTTCACCACCTTCTCCTCGAACGTCGACAGGTTCAAGCAGGTTTTCGATATTGCCAGAGAGTGCGGCCGCAAGATAGTGCTTGAGGGTGCGGCTCTGGACAGAAACGTGAACATAGCGGCGGATCTGGGCTATGTTGAGCTTCCCAAAGACCTTATGGTGGATCTGAAAACAGCGAAAAAGATGGATCCCGACAAGATATGCTACATAATAACAGGCTGTCAGGGCGAGACCAACAGCACCCTTTACAGGGTGGTTTCCGGCGAACGCAAAGACCTTTCCGTTAAAGAGGGCGACCTGTTCGTCATCTCCGCCAGAGTAATCCCGGGCAACGAAAAGAACCTGATAAACCTTGTGAACATGATTTATAAAGCCGGCGGTTCCGTTGTGGACATCGGCAAAAACCGTATACACGTCTCCGGTCATGCCTCGCAGGAGGAGATAAAGCTGATGGTGAACTTCACCCGTCCGAAGTTCGTCATACCTATCCACGGCGAGCCTGTGCACCTGATAACCATGAAAAGGATGCTCAAAAGCATGAGCATACTGGACAACGACAACGTTCTCCTTATCGAGGACGGCGACAGACTGACCTTTGAAAACGGTGAGATAGCTAAAAAGGACAGGGTTGAGACCGACAAGATATATATCGACCTGAGAGGTCATTTTGCGATAGACGAGGAGTCTGTCCGTGAGCGGAAGCATTTGAGCCGTGACGGGGTTGTTACGGTGGTTGTGCAGAAAAATACCGACGGCTCGTTCGAGCTTCCCCCTGTGGTTGAAACTGCCGGTTTCACGCCTGAGGAGAAGAGCATTCAGAAGCTGAAGGATTTTCTGGCTGAACACATGCCGGAGCTTATGAACGACAACGATTATGACAGCACGGTTATAAAAGAGGGGCTCAGGCGCCTCACGAAGCGGTTCTTTAAAAAGACATTGGACAGAAGACCGCTGGTTGTTCCCGTGGTTTTGGAGAAATAA